The genomic segment TAAAAGGTACTTAAATTTCCATTTTTTAGAAGTGGCTATCATCTTTATGATATTAGACCAACAGCTTTTCCAAAGAATGTATTGTTTGTATCTATAAGCAAGAAAACACAATCTACTTTTATGTTTTACAGACTTTAAAACAATTTTACCCGTTTGGTGCAAAACCAGATTTCAATAAATCGTACGTTCTGTCTTCTTCCTTTTATATCTTATATAATATTCAATTATTCATTAAGTCCATTTGTATAATTTTGCTGCGGAGATGATAAATTTATGTGTATAATtaattacatgtttattttagtTATGATAACTCAATCTCCTCGTGTAACATGGAACAATTATTCAATGTCCCCCGCTGGTTTCTTTGATGACAGATGATGTCTTTCGTAAAACGATATCACATATCTATATTCGTGAGACGAATTGATCTGGTTCATATTTCATATATTCTTTTgacataaaattaatatttttttatgagttgGATCGAATCAAAAATTCATCTCATAAATTTGACTTGTGATAcgatatcacatgaatttttGTGTTGTTGATAATATAGAGAGCTTAAAGGGAATATATTCTCTAATGTTTTTCGTGCGAGATTGCATTAATCTATAAATGATGAATTCAAGTTTTACTTActcttataataattaaattatgtgtGTAAATATATTAGaggtaatattaaatattgtCCTTTATATTGACGATTTGATTGGTGTGCTAAATAATAATTACAAAAATTGTAAGTAAACAAACGAGATAAATTATTTCATCAAGCCCTAATCTTACCAACTAAACACACCCTATAGTTTAATTAATAActtttaaaaacaaatttattttataaaaaaatctgATATTCCGCACGTCAAGTGTCGCTAGCCAATCAAAtactataaaatataatatttaccaGCTAGCATTATCTTTTTAcacaaaaattaattcaaattcaaaatttgaataCTAATAAGTAAGATAAATTATCCACTAAAATATGGCTTTCTTGCACAAATATATAAGTTAGTTTGTATCAAATCATTAAATTAAAGCTCTTAAAAATTCCATTGTTTTCTATCAGAAAGATGCCAAAAAATATTTCATCGGTGGAGAGGTGGTCAAATTTTGCAGCAAGTTTGGCCAAAATAGCGATGGCGGCAGCATTTTTATCAAAACCTGATTCAACAAACGAAAAGGCAAGCGCAACGGCCAAGATGAACCAGGAAGAGTAGGTCTACAGTCCCTTCGTCAAGTAGATAGATCGATTTGGTCCATACTTGTAATTaagataagtaatattttttattgatcAGGTTAAGTCataattcgtctcacaaaatttacaTGTTAAACCGCCCCCCTTTTTTTGGCTTGCCtccttattttttattatttttgctcttcttatttttctcttCGTTGGGTTTTTTTTCCTTGTTTAATCTTTTCATGCGTGTTTTTTTTCCTTAATTTTATTTGCTCTTTCTCCTAATCGGTTATTCctataaaattgattttttttctactcatttaataattaatatccACGAACATTGATTCAATTTGAAatggtaaaataaaaaattttaaactataaataataaaacaaaattttggCAGATTGATACATTAAATTTTACTAATGACCTAATTGATACATATTAGTCAAATcagtgtaatttttttttataaaatttaactaTTTTACCCCTTCTAGCAAAAtgatatatttaaatttgaaaacttatgtatataattaaatataagtTATAATTGTTAGTCTTGGTTAGAATCATTATCCTACTCATTTTTCTTCGATCGAAGAATAATGAGGATTGAGGGCTAATAGGCAAGTGAATTCATTGGCTGAATCAAAGTGTCATTTAACACAATATTTTTCGATCACTTAtatcaataaaattatattttaagaaGTATATGTCTCTTGTGTGACGATTTCACGGATATTTTTTCCTGTGAAACAAGTCATTTCAATTCATACTTAAATTATGgagtaattaaaaataataattttcatgaaTCGGATCGGGTTGGATATTCGTATCACAAACATGGCTTATAAAACCGTCCCACAAaagtttttgttcttcaaaaaaATCACATAACCGATATCGACTAACTTAAATCGGTTTTATATTTCCAACCTTAGTAATTCAATTATTCAACACTTTCGTTAACCAAATCATAGGAGTATTTTACTTTCAGTTGACATAACGCATAGGTTCAATCTATACAAGCAAGTTTGTTACACATACACGAGGAAAGGAGAAATTACAAGGATTAAGCtaaacaatatttattaacttGAAAGCAGGGCTATTTTTAATTAACTCAACTTCCCAAGTGTTTGTTCTAATTTATTTCTTAGTGACTGACAATCTCAGATTATTTAATACAACTTATAATTTACTAAACAGTTTACCGGATAcggaaattataaaattttatttatatagagTTAAAAAATGTGCGTATGACTCGTCCAGTGCTTGTGTTTTGAGGTTGAAGACATGAAAACAGCCACAGCAAGGCTAACTTATTCATTTCTAACTCTCTCAAACTAACATTAGTaagtctcttatgagacggtctcacgaatcattatctgtgagacgggtcaatcctaccaaaTAAACATTGACATAACAATCGCGAACCTCATAAAAGCTCATTGCGTCGTTCGACTATAGAAAAGCTCCTTATCTGATTTCATTAAGTAATACTTTTGCAAAGATCGGGTAATATTGTAAATTTATGTTTCAATTAGTAATCAGACAACAATGTGTAAaagaaacaaacaaaaaaattattttaaataagagGCATCATATTCATGGCATAAATGACAACTTCCAATCCCACGGCTTGGAAATGGAGATGAACTCGGAGACCAATTTATACAAGAGAGAGAAGCAAATTTATCCCCAATATcttcaaaatattatatattaaatgtcAACAAATTGGAGAGCTGAGTTAAGGTGTAGGGTCGTTGACCTAGTTGCCAAAAAGAATTGGGTCCATTGCAAGTTTATAGAAAAGAAGAATGTAGTTGATTAATAATTGATCATATTTTGAGTTGAATTCGAaaattatattgtttatatctggtgaattaaatatttttattaatattttctgAATACCATTAATGTCACATGGCATGGACCAACTCCAAATTCAATCATATATTAAccctaaaataaaaatatttacagTCCAATTCGAATTTCTATGATGGTCGTTTTTTTTCACACCCGTCATATTAAAAATCCAACCCGATGTTGTGTATTCGATTATTTCAAGTTCGGGTtcgaatataaaaattaaaaacctGGCCCTCGCTCATCGAGAGTGGCAACAATATTTCACTCTTTGAATTCAAAGCAATTAAAAGTTTGAATTattcatataaacaataaatgttttttttttttttttacttttatgaCTTGAGATTCATGGTTTGACAAAGAAGGGAAGCTAACCAACACATGAAATCGAATCTTTATACCACTAAATTTAAGTGATAAAATaactataaataaataaacatgcataaatgtaccaaatattaatattaggatcatcaataatataaaaatatatctcttgtgagatgatatCATGAATCCTATTTATGATatgagtcaactctaccgatattcacaataaaatgtaatattttttcatgaatgactcaaataagaaatatatctcacaaaatacgacacgtgaaACCGgcttacacaaatttttgtcattataTAATACATCACATATTTTaccataattaataaaataaataatatccgATCTCCTAAAATCTAATCGTCGTAAAACTAATAATCTCAATTCAtacgaaatttttttaaaaaaattatgatacatctcataaataaaatatacaatcatctTCTATCATGTCAAGTGGACAACGCGTTCATCCCGAACCTGCCGGATTGGAAACGTATCGAGTCACCGACACTCAAAACTCGCTCCTCAAACCGAGCTGACTCACTCATCTTCTCTCTTCCGACCGATCGCCCCCCTTCTCTGTGAATTTTCAGCATCCCAATCGCATCTTTCACTTCTTGAATCGAAGCCCGCATCGTATCAATCGAAGCCTTTTTCATCGGATATAATTCGGATAATCTATTCTCACAATCTTGTGATCTTTTCAAAGAACATATTAGCTCAACGGAATCACCGAAATTCAAGAAATTTAATCTGTGCTTAAGCTCCTCGATTCTCAGTAGAATCTCGTTGACTGTCGAGAGATAATCGTTGTATAGTAGTTTAACGATTTCTTCTATTAATCTGTCGTCTTCCGGCAAGAGGGAATCTGGTACTTTGCAGATTTCTTCCAGTAACTGAACCAGAGAATCCATGTCTTTGATCAGATCAAGGTTCAAGAAAGAAGGGATTCTCTGTTCTTGAATCTCTTTCACCATGCTGTTCGAAGA from the Primulina eburnea isolate SZY01 chromosome 3, ASM2296580v1, whole genome shotgun sequence genome contains:
- the LOC140826317 gene encoding putative clathrin assembly protein At4g40080 — encoded protein: MGKIYTLRNLIGIIKDKASLSKAAILSHPTAATLHQAVLRATTHAPPSAYDDIHFDSLLVLGDSSRATASAIITALMDRLHRTRNTIVALKCLLIIHHIIKRGPFILQDQLSIFPANGGYNYLKLSAFRDSTTAATWGLSAWVRWYARYLETLLSTSRVLGYFLCSSSNSMVKEIQEQRIPSFLNLDLIKDMDSLVQLLEEICKVPDSLLPEDDRLIEEIVKLLYNDYLSTVNEILLRIEELKHRLNFLNFGDSVELICSLKRSQDCENRLSELYPMKKASIDTMRASIQEVKDAIGMLKIHREGGRSVGREKMSESARFEERVLSVGDSIRFQSGRFGMNALST